Proteins encoded within one genomic window of Amycolatopsis nigrescens CSC17Ta-90:
- a CDS encoding helix-turn-helix domain-containing protein, whose amino-acid sequence MSVPLEERTFFPPEGREKEKVEQVAAVLAHPSGAPRTRHAHLISPDGTTSVELPAELYQVLCQVVDALQHGQAVAIEPLNSVLTTQQAADKLHISRPTLVKLLEDGKIPFHQHGRHRRVFLADLLAYEEKATQERQSALDELTYAAAHDGSADETEGFIPTR is encoded by the coding sequence ATGTCCGTCCCTCTCGAGGAAAGGACGTTCTTCCCGCCTGAGGGGCGAGAGAAAGAGAAGGTCGAGCAGGTCGCAGCCGTACTCGCGCACCCCAGCGGGGCGCCGCGAACGCGCCACGCACACCTGATCAGCCCGGATGGCACTACCAGCGTGGAGCTGCCGGCCGAGCTCTACCAAGTCCTCTGCCAGGTCGTGGATGCCCTCCAGCACGGTCAGGCGGTGGCCATCGAGCCGCTGAACTCGGTGCTCACCACCCAGCAGGCCGCCGACAAACTGCACATCTCCCGCCCGACCCTGGTGAAACTTCTGGAAGACGGGAAGATTCCGTTCCACCAGCACGGGCGGCATCGCCGGGTGTTCCTGGCCGACCTGCTCGCCTACGAGGAGAAGGCCACCCAGGAGCGGCAGTCCGCGCTGGACGAACTGACCTATGCGGCCGCGCACGACGGCAGCGCCGACGAAACCGAGGGCTTCATCCCGACGCGGTGA
- a CDS encoding PIN domain-containing protein, whose translation MAFSAFLDACVLVPINLADVLLRLAGSHTYRPLWSPDVLAEVERNIPRASSRVTPEKAAKRVEVMRRHFLDAMVTGYEPMVPRMPCDPKDRHVLAAAVRANAEVIVTANTKDFPSTALAKYAVQAIHPDDFLLDQLDLYTAETVGCVVDLVAVRRRPAETLESFLTQLAKTVPGFSKQVLTAARRSLPS comes from the coding sequence ATGGCATTCTCCGCGTTCCTCGATGCCTGCGTCCTGGTGCCGATCAACCTGGCTGACGTGCTGCTCCGCCTGGCCGGCAGCCACACCTACCGACCGTTGTGGTCACCAGACGTGCTAGCCGAGGTCGAACGAAACATCCCAAGAGCCAGTTCGCGGGTGACACCGGAGAAAGCGGCCAAACGAGTCGAAGTGATGCGACGGCATTTCCTGGATGCCATGGTCACCGGTTACGAGCCGATGGTGCCGCGAATGCCCTGCGACCCCAAGGATCGGCACGTACTCGCCGCCGCCGTGCGCGCGAACGCGGAGGTCATCGTCACGGCCAACACAAAGGACTTCCCCAGCACGGCTCTCGCCAAGTACGCCGTGCAGGCCATCCACCCGGACGACTTCTTGCTGGATCAGCTGGATCTGTACACCGCCGAGACCGTCGGCTGCGTCGTCGATCTCGTCGCGGTTCGCCGCCGGCCGGCCGAGACTCTGGAGTCCTTCCTGACCCAGCTCGCTAAAACCGTCCCGGGCTTCTCGAAGCAGGTCCTCACCGCGGCACGGCGGTCCCTGCCGAGTTGA